In the Purpureocillium takamizusanense chromosome 5, complete sequence genome, one interval contains:
- a CDS encoding uncharacterized protein (COG:S~EggNog:ENOG503Q6X2) has translation MEEVSNPRRVLAVSLDSQAAHLGAFIKELTGKVPEPADPESSLAGTTHDLSLATRYYRATVPVWLDLIAAGTARNDKQGTDATTARAVDPVASRTTAAADWAASFLSDEAREVLDVLGAVVVVFAVPPTEATATRTAATQVTSTATGTTNTPAAAGQGCRTVGRFPNGTDSTSPDAAQQVKELVHHVGRVLGDGLGGWEWDGVRIAIGVGGPPLSTSDGVDEDHGVAAEWDEICAEAGMEYVHLPSWAAASAPGGRNEFGEKSGMERVREALEANDWEGDGMDEFGAFEGTDSEVDDNASLDPESLDFGFDRADFEGLKKAIWSSGVEPGEGNSTSDAPGATAGNATSDVQTQDGRAHTHSPPQKGQDIEGEALDEDDVAKVERMMRKLQAAREAGQGMNEAQRKRMAARAVAEVMREL, from the exons ATGGAAGAGGTGTCCAACCCGCGCCGTGTTCTGGCCGTGAGCCTGGACAGCCAGGCCGCGCACCTAGGCGCCTTCATCAAAG AACTCACCGGCAAGGTACCTGAACCCGCCGACCCCGAGTCATCTCTCGCCGGCACCACGCATGACCTGTCCCTTGCCACGCGCTACTACCGCGCCACTGTGCCGGTATGGCTGGACCTCATAGCGGCGGGGACAGCACGCAACGACAAGCAAGGAACAGATGCGACGACCGCACGAGCGGTCGATCCTGTCGCGTCTAGGACCACGGCAGCCGCCGACTGGGCCGCGAGCTTCCTCTCCGACGAGGCGCGAGAGGTGCTCGACGtgctgggcgccgtcgtggtcgtgtTTGCGGTGCCAccgacggaggcgacggcaactagaacagcagcaacacaaGTCACAtccacggcgacggggacgacAAACacaccagcagccgcaggccAAGGATGCAGAACGGTCGGGCGATTTCCCAATGGAACCGACTCGACAAGCCCAGACGCCGCGCAAcaggtcaaggagctggtCCACCACGTTGGCCgcgtgctcggcgacggcctcggtggCTGGGAATGGGACGGTGTGCGCATCGCAATCGGTGTTGGCGGGCCACCGTTGTCCACCagtgacggcgtcgatgaagatcacggcgtggcggccgagtgGGACGAGATatgcgccgaggcgggcatgGAGTATGTCCACTTGCCGTcgtgggcagcggcgtctgCGCCGGGAGGCCGAAACGAGTTTGGGGAGAAGTCGGGTATGGAGCGCGTGCgtgaggccctcgaggccaacgacTGGGAGGGGGACGGCATGGATGAGTTTGGCGCCTTCGAGGGCACTGAcagcgaggtcgacgacaacgcctcGCTGGACCCCGAGAGTCTGGACTTTGGCTTCGACCGAGCCGACTTTGAGGGCCTCAAAAAGGCCATTTGGAGCTCCGGCGTGGAACCCGGCGAGGGCAACTCAACCTCAGACGCCCCGGGTGCGACTGCTGGCAACGCCACCAGCGACGTGCAGACCCAAGACGGCCGCGCGCATACACATTCGCCACCCCAAAAAGGGCAAGATATTGAGGGGGAGGCGCTTGACGAAGATGACGTTGCCAAGGTGGAGCGCATGATGCGCAAACTTCAGGCGGCGCGAGAGGCCGGCCAAGGCATGAACGAAGCGCAGCGCAAAAGGatggccgcgcgcgccgtcgccgaggtcatgCGTGAGCTGTGa
- a CDS encoding uncharacterized protein (EggNog:ENOG503P1U1~TransMembrane:2 (o30-49i422-440o)), with the protein MNAAPPHRPAVGFSREKFNTTGVRQTGSHHLARCLFALLLLVGCLFPCVHKVRSTAYLLLAGPPSEAFGRSGSGSRQQRHQQLATTINGNTTMGKPSDGEHVPSPARKPSHPHLGESASAISLNTTTHERYFDDPPPSHNHDDDEYAYADDDLPPLYSDHDDFASSPTVNGVAGGAGGSSRSNNNHGVTPVNPLVPRGGEQLVQPFCHSRDGTTTYYIDPRLDSDPVFLLDHITRLAALPPRPFMQLRGTHKERRRRSSSSSNGSNHGGSSSTETVVDFDLRIELTHLLYTDIHTQSAWRSVVTASNFEKVRRGTVFAERAPGFGGSSGGRHAPEEGTPDLAEWCRRYCAAGGPDGRGRGLRCFTLERRVAGWDFEALGRRLEELARATNYRGRVEASFPVRDARVEVHCACLTSRWRLTRWVRALFYATLLFLLAWPWLRLRTRRWDTQAAEWRASEPTSVPGRKRYAAGMSEERWYALWAGPLQRAMLERRQGELDVGDLLQGQGQGQQGQQGPRGGGGDDGGDGRAGRSVRGGAGAGGLEGVVRAGVEAMGVVNRSFGWGGDSC; encoded by the coding sequence ATGAACGCTGCTCCGCCTCATCGCCCTGCTGTAGGCTTCTCTCGGGAAAAATTCAACACCACCGGTGTGCGACAGACGGGTTCACATCATCTCGCGCGTTGCCTCTTTGCTCTGCTGTTGCTCGTGGGGTGTTTATTTCCGTGTGTAcacaaagtacgaagtacagcaTACCTCTTACTGGCTGGGCCGCCGTCTGAAGCGTttggccgcagcggcagcggcagccggcaGCAACGTcaccagcagctcgccaccaccatcaacgGCAACACCACCATGGGCAAGCCGTCggacggcgagcacgtcccgtcgcccgccaggaAGCCGAGTCATCCACACCTGGGCGAGTCGGCGAGCGCCATCTCGCTCAACACGACGACCCACGAGCGCTACTTTGACGATCCCCCTCCGTCGCacaaccacgacgacgacgagtacgcgtacgccgacgatgacctCCCGCCGCTGTACTCGGACCACGACGACTTTGCGTCCAGCCCCaccgtcaacggcgtcgctggcggtgccggcggcagcagcagaagcaacAACAACCATGGCGTGACGCCCGTCAACCCGCTCgtgccccgcggcggcgagcagctcgtccagcccTTTTGCCAcagccgcgacggcacgaCGACGTACTACATAGACCCGCGGCTCGACTCGGACCCCGTGTTCCTGCTCGACCACATCAcgcggctcgccgccctcccgccgcggccgttTATGCAGCTCCGGGGCACGCAcaaggagcggcggcggcgcagcagcagcagtagcaacGGTAGTAaccatggcggcagcagcagcacggagACGGTCGTCGACTTTGACCTGCGCATCGAGCTCACCCACCTGCTCTACACGGACATCCACACGCAGTCGGCCTGGCGCTCCGTCGTCACGGCCAGCAACTTCGAAAAGGTCCGCCGGGGAaccgtcttcgccgagcGGGCGCCCGGCTTCGGCGGGAGCAGCGggggccgccacgccccgGAGGAGGGCAcgcccgacctcgccgagTGGTGCCGGCGGTACTGCGCCGCGGGGGGTCCagacgggcgcggccggggccTGCGGTGCTTCACGCTGGAGCGGCGCGTCGCGGGCTGGGACTTTGAGgcgctgggccggcggctcgaggagctggcgcgggcgaccAACTACCggggccgcgtcgaggcgtcTTTCCCggtgcgcgacgcccgcgtcgaggtGCACTGTGCGTGCCTGACGAGCCGCTGGCGGCTGACGCGGTGGGTGCGCGCCCTCTTCTACGCGACGCTGCTGTTCCTGCTGGCCTGGCCGTGGCTCAGGCTGCGGACCCGCCGCTGGGAcacccaggccgccgagtgGCGCGCCAGCGAGCCGACGAGCGTGCCCGGCCGCAAGAGGTACGCCGCGGGCATGAGCGAGGAGCGCTGGTACGCGCTGTGGGCGGggccgctgcagcgggcgATGCTGGAGAGGAggcagggcgagctggacgtgggggacctgctgcagggccaggGACAGGGACAACAGGGACAACAGGGACcgaggggtggtggcggcgatgacggcggtgatgggcgAGCAGGCAGGAGCGTGAGgggaggagcgggagcgggagggctcgagggcgtggtGAGGGCCGGGGTGGAGGCCATGGGCGTGGTGAACCGGTCGTTTGGATGGGGAGGGGACTCGTGCTGA